The following coding sequences lie in one Yoonia sp. G8-12 genomic window:
- a CDS encoding phytoene desaturase, with protein MITDIQSDSNAAIVIGAGLGGLAAAMRLGAKGYAVTVLDRLDKPGGRGSSVTQDGHRFDLGPTIITVPQVYEDLWAACGRDFHKDIDLRPMDPFYEVRWQDGSTFTARQDTDAMLAEVARLSPRDVKGYKRFLKDSEARYVVGFEGMVAKPMHRLWETIKVLPQFAMLRADRSILGLAKARVKDPRLRMALSFHPLFIGGDPRHVTSMYALVAYLEKEFGVHYAMGGVQAIAQAMTNVIRSQGGQVRQGAEVDEILIEDGAAKGVRLTNAEVISADLVVSNADAGHTYQHLMRNAPRKRWTDQKLKSRRWSMGLFVWYFGTKGTAKMWPDVGHHTITNAPRYEGLLKDIFINGKLSDDMSLYIHRPSKTDPSVAPAGDDTFYVLSPVPHLGFDDPVAWQKEAEIYKAKVTAEVEKTMPGFAEHISTEMVLTPEDFRDRYLSPNGSGFSIEPRILQSAWFRPHNVSEEAKGLYLVGAGTHPGAGVPGVISSAEVLAKLVPDAPIMPELKVAAE; from the coding sequence ATGATTACAGATATTCAAAGCGATTCAAACGCAGCAATTGTGATCGGCGCGGGGCTTGGCGGCCTTGCAGCGGCCATGCGCCTTGGGGCCAAGGGCTATGCCGTGACGGTATTGGATCGGCTGGATAAGCCGGGTGGTCGGGGGTCATCTGTCACGCAAGATGGACACCGATTCGATCTGGGCCCCACGATTATTACCGTGCCACAGGTCTATGAGGATTTGTGGGCCGCTTGCGGCAGGGATTTTCACAAAGATATTGATCTGCGCCCGATGGACCCGTTTTACGAGGTGCGCTGGCAAGACGGATCTACCTTTACCGCCCGTCAGGATACGGACGCGATGCTGGCCGAGGTCGCGCGCCTCAGCCCGCGCGACGTGAAAGGTTACAAGCGATTTTTGAAGGACAGCGAGGCCCGGTATGTCGTGGGTTTCGAAGGGATGGTTGCCAAGCCGATGCACCGGCTTTGGGAAACGATCAAGGTGCTGCCGCAATTTGCGATGCTGCGCGCGGACCGCTCAATCCTTGGGTTGGCCAAGGCGCGGGTGAAAGACCCGCGTTTGCGTATGGCCCTGTCCTTTCACCCGCTCTTTATCGGGGGTGATCCGCGCCATGTGACGTCGATGTATGCGCTTGTGGCGTATCTCGAAAAGGAATTCGGCGTGCATTACGCCATGGGTGGCGTACAGGCGATTGCGCAGGCGATGACAAACGTGATCCGGTCGCAAGGCGGACAGGTCCGTCAGGGCGCCGAAGTTGATGAAATCCTGATTGAAGATGGCGCTGCCAAAGGTGTGCGCCTGACCAATGCCGAGGTGATTTCTGCCGATCTGGTAGTCAGCAACGCGGATGCGGGCCATACCTATCAGCACCTGATGCGCAACGCACCGCGCAAACGCTGGACTGATCAAAAACTGAAATCACGCCGCTGGTCGATGGGGCTGTTTGTTTGGTATTTCGGCACCAAAGGTACCGCCAAGATGTGGCCTGATGTAGGTCACCATACCATTACCAATGCGCCCCGTTACGAGGGGCTGCTGAAGGATATTTTCATCAACGGCAAACTGTCCGATGACATGAGCCTTTATATCCACCGCCCCTCGAAAACTGACCCGAGTGTTGCCCCTGCGGGCGATGACACCTTCTATGTGCTTTCGCCTGTGCCGCATCTGGGGTTCGATGATCCAGTCGCGTGGCAGAAGGAGGCCGAGATATATAAGGCCAAGGTGACGGCCGAGGTTGAAAAGACGATGCCTGGTTTTGCCGAACACATCAGCACCGAAATGGTTCTGACGCCCGAGGATTTCCGTGATCGGTATCTGTCGCCCAATGGCTCTGGTTTTTCGATCGAACCCCGCATTTTGCAATCCGCGTGGTTTCGTCCACATAACGTCAGCGAAGAGGCCAAGGGTCTTTATCTGGTGGGCGCTGGCACCCACCCCGGTGCCGGTGTCCCCGGTGTCATTTCCAGTGCCGAGGTACTGGCAAAACTGGTTCCAGACGCGCCGATCATGCCTGAATTAAAGGTCGCTGCCGAATGA
- the crtB gene encoding 15-cis-phytoene synthase — protein sequence MIRPDDLEHCREAIRHGSLSFHAASKLLPAKVRDPALALYAFCRLADDEVDEGDYQAGAVFRLQERLDAAYAGQPKNAPEDRAFAAIIEDFEMPRALPEALLEGLAWDAAEHRYDTLSGVRDYSARVASAVGAMMCVLMRVRDPDALARACDLGVAMQLTNIARDVGEDARMGRIYLPLDWLAEAGIDPANFTREPLPTDDVRRMVKRLLAEADRLYLRSEAGIDVLPLQARTGIWAARLIYAGIGKQLRKQGFDSISMRARTNGRQKLGWLMQAGARTGVSLIMPKSAVVYAKPLPEVAFLVDAASRANPDQRRTSSVLDILAELKAREAGIGTDRPMA from the coding sequence ATGATCCGCCCTGATGATCTTGAACATTGCCGCGAGGCGATCCGCCATGGATCACTATCGTTTCATGCGGCGAGCAAGCTGTTGCCAGCCAAGGTGCGCGATCCCGCACTAGCACTTTATGCCTTCTGCCGTCTGGCCGATGATGAGGTGGACGAGGGCGATTATCAGGCCGGTGCCGTCTTTCGTCTGCAAGAGCGGTTGGACGCGGCCTATGCCGGTCAACCCAAGAACGCCCCCGAGGATCGCGCCTTTGCCGCGATTATCGAGGACTTTGAGATGCCACGCGCTCTACCCGAGGCTTTGTTGGAGGGGCTCGCATGGGATGCCGCCGAACACCGCTATGACACGTTGAGCGGTGTGCGCGATTATTCCGCCCGCGTGGCCAGTGCCGTCGGTGCGATGATGTGCGTACTGATGCGCGTGCGCGACCCCGATGCGCTGGCGCGGGCCTGTGATCTTGGCGTTGCGATGCAACTGACGAATATCGCCCGCGATGTGGGCGAAGATGCCCGCATGGGGCGGATTTACCTGCCGCTGGATTGGCTGGCCGAGGCGGGAATTGATCCTGCGAATTTCACCCGCGAACCCCTGCCAACCGATGACGTGCGGCGTATGGTCAAACGGCTCTTGGCAGAGGCCGACAGGCTTTATCTGCGATCCGAGGCAGGGATTGATGTGCTGCCCTTGCAGGCGCGCACCGGTATCTGGGCAGCGCGGCTGATTTATGCAGGCATTGGCAAACAACTGCGCAAGCAGGGGTTTGATAGTATTTCGATGCGCGCCCGCACCAATGGGCGGCAAAAACTGGGCTGGTTGATGCAGGCCGGTGCGCGCACGGGTGTGTCGCTGATCATGCCGAAATCCGCTGTGGTTTACGCCAAACCCCTGCCCGAAGTGGCCTTTCTGGTCGATGCCGCCAGCCGTGCAAATCCCGATCAACGGCGCACGTCTTCTGTCTTGGACATATTGGCCGAATTGAAAGCGCGCGAAGCAGGCATTGGAACCGACCGCCCGATGGCCTAA
- the tspO gene encoding tryptophan-rich sensory protein TspO, with the protein MDILLFCIFLAATFGAGATGALFPTGEWYKGLNKPSWTPPNWVFPVMWTSIYLLIAFAGARVAVLDGSAYAMAFWAMQIAFNALWTPVFFGLRNLKGSVPIMVCLWIAVLGATITHMQLDFWAGLAFVPYLAWVSVAAALNLEMVRLNPDQKSLQLQNL; encoded by the coding sequence ATGGATATTCTGCTGTTTTGCATCTTTTTGGCGGCGACGTTTGGCGCAGGGGCGACCGGTGCTCTCTTTCCTACCGGTGAATGGTACAAAGGCCTGAACAAGCCGTCATGGACACCGCCGAACTGGGTGTTCCCTGTCATGTGGACCTCGATCTATCTGTTGATCGCTTTCGCCGGTGCGCGTGTCGCTGTCCTTGATGGCAGCGCTTATGCAATGGCGTTTTGGGCAATGCAGATCGCGTTTAACGCATTGTGGACCCCCGTATTCTTTGGGTTGCGCAATCTCAAAGGCTCGGTGCCAATCATGGTCTGTCTCTGGATTGCCGTTCTGGGTGCCACGATCACCCATATGCAGCTTGATTTCTGGGCCGGGCTCGCATTTGTGCCCTATCTGGCGTGGGTCAGCGTGGCCGCCGCATTGAACCTGGAAATGGTTCGCTTGAACCCTGACCAAAAGTCACTTCAACTTCAGAACCTCTGA
- the ade gene encoding adenine deaminase: METLFKSWAEVAPRLVAVAAGREKADLVVRGCKLVNVQSREILDGWQVAVAEGRFAYVGPDASHCIGPDTRVIEAEGRYLIPGLCDGHMHIESGMLTPAEFAAAVIPHGTTTMFTDPHEIANVLGLRGVRMMHDEALMQPVNIYTQMPSCAPSAPGLETTGFEISAADVAEAMAWPGIIGLGEMMNFPGVINGDPQMLAEMAATMQAGKTVGGHYASPDKGIPFSAYVAGGAADDHEGTAEADAIARVRNGMRSMMRLGSAWYDVESQITAVTEKGLDPRNFILCTDDGMAGTLVNDGHMNRVVRHAIACGCDPVIALQMATINTATHFGLERELGSIAPGRRADMILTSDLVTLPIEEVIARGQTVARDGKITVNCPHYAWPDDARKTVHMGKVLGDSDFAIVAPEGRNKVKAKVIGVVENQAPTQALTAELPVIDGLVEGDGDTYQIALVERHQGTGKVVNGFVSGFGYTGKMAMASTVAHDSHHMIVVGTDRAMMAAAANRLGEVGGGVTVWKDGAELALVELPIAGLMSDSPAAEVAAKADQMIAAMADCGCTLNNAYMQHSLLALVVIPSLRISDLGLVDVDKFEITDIFEENA, from the coding sequence ATGGAAACGCTTTTCAAATCATGGGCCGAAGTGGCCCCCCGACTGGTGGCCGTTGCAGCGGGCCGGGAAAAGGCCGATCTGGTCGTTCGTGGCTGCAAGCTGGTCAATGTGCAATCCCGTGAAATTCTGGATGGCTGGCAGGTGGCCGTGGCCGAAGGGCGGTTCGCCTATGTGGGCCCTGATGCCTCGCATTGCATCGGTCCGGATACCCGCGTGATTGAGGCCGAGGGCCGCTATCTGATCCCCGGCCTCTGCGACGGGCATATGCATATCGAAAGCGGGATGCTGACGCCCGCCGAATTTGCGGCTGCTGTGATCCCCCACGGTACCACAACCATGTTCACCGATCCGCACGAGATCGCCAATGTGTTGGGCCTGCGCGGTGTCCGGATGATGCATGACGAGGCGTTGATGCAGCCCGTCAATATCTACACCCAGATGCCGTCCTGTGCGCCCTCTGCGCCGGGGCTGGAAACAACAGGTTTCGAGATCTCCGCCGCAGATGTGGCCGAGGCGATGGCGTGGCCGGGTATTATCGGGCTGGGCGAGATGATGAACTTTCCAGGCGTGATCAACGGCGATCCACAAATGTTGGCTGAGATGGCGGCGACAATGCAGGCGGGCAAAACTGTGGGCGGCCACTATGCCAGCCCCGATAAGGGAATCCCGTTTTCGGCCTATGTTGCTGGCGGCGCTGCTGACGACCACGAAGGCACGGCTGAGGCTGACGCGATTGCACGTGTGCGCAACGGAATGCGGTCGATGATGCGCCTTGGGTCTGCTTGGTATGATGTGGAAAGCCAGATTACGGCGGTGACTGAAAAGGGCCTTGATCCGCGCAACTTCATTCTGTGTACGGACGATGGTATGGCAGGCACGCTGGTCAACGACGGCCACATGAACCGCGTCGTGCGCCATGCGATTGCCTGCGGGTGTGATCCGGTGATTGCCCTGCAAATGGCGACGATCAACACTGCCACGCATTTCGGATTGGAGCGCGAGCTTGGTTCGATCGCGCCGGGGCGCAGGGCGGACATGATCCTGACCTCTGATCTGGTGACATTGCCGATCGAAGAGGTCATTGCCCGTGGCCAGACTGTGGCGCGCGACGGTAAAATCACCGTGAACTGTCCGCACTACGCTTGGCCAGATGATGCGCGCAAGACCGTACATATGGGTAAGGTGCTCGGGGATTCAGACTTTGCCATCGTGGCACCTGAGGGCAGGAATAAGGTCAAAGCCAAGGTTATTGGCGTGGTGGAAAACCAGGCACCAACGCAGGCGTTGACAGCTGAACTGCCTGTTATTGACGGGTTGGTTGAAGGTGATGGCGACACCTATCAGATTGCCCTTGTCGAACGGCATCAAGGGACCGGAAAGGTTGTGAACGGCTTTGTTTCGGGGTTCGGGTACACCGGCAAAATGGCCATGGCGTCGACGGTGGCGCATGACAGTCACCATATGATCGTGGTGGGCACGGATCGCGCGATGATGGCTGCGGCTGCCAACCGGTTGGGTGAAGTTGGCGGGGGTGTCACCGTCTGGAAAGACGGTGCGGAACTGGCGCTGGTCGAACTGCCGATTGCTGGCTTGATGTCCGACAGCCCCGCCGCCGAGGTGGCCGCCAAAGCCGACCAGATGATCGCCGCGATGGCCGACTGTGGCTGCACATTGAACAACGCCTACATGCAGCATTCGCTGCTAGCACTTGTTGTCATCCCCTCGTTACGGATCTCTGATCTGGGGCTGGTGGATGTCGATAAGTTTGAAATTACAGACATATTTGAGGAAAACGCATGA
- a CDS encoding AMP nucleosidase — MNVAQEVSIRTPEVPGPEAFTDAKLAVLRLQELYDTAVKFLSDNFSTALLHGQPDTRVRAFYPEIRLTTTTHAKMDSRLSFGHVAEPGVYATTVTRPDLFASYLEQQIGLLLASHGVPVIIGASSTEMPVHFAAANDPGLTVPHDGSMEFNLRDSFDVPDLSTTHDSIVNGSGFQYPDGAHPLAPFTAQRVDYSLARLAHYTATAPEHFQNHVLFTNYQFYVEEFESFARQMLADPDSGYTSFVSTGNVEIADADAPVPTLAKLPQMPTYHLKRKNGGGITLVNIGVGPSNAKTATDHIAVLRPHAWLMVGHCAGLRNSQRLGDFVLAHAYLREDHVLDDDLPVWVPIPALAEIQIALETAVADVTKLEGYELKRIMRTGTVATIDNRNWELREQAGPVQRLSQSRAIALDMESATIAANGFRFRVPYGTLLCVSDKPLHGELKLPGMASDFYKTQVAAHLMIGIRAMERLREMPLERIHSRKLRSFEETAFL, encoded by the coding sequence ATGAACGTTGCACAAGAGGTGTCAATCCGGACACCTGAAGTCCCGGGGCCAGAGGCGTTTACCGACGCGAAACTAGCGGTTCTAAGGCTACAAGAACTCTATGACACGGCGGTAAAATTTCTGTCGGACAATTTTTCAACGGCTTTGCTGCATGGCCAGCCCGACACGCGGGTGCGCGCCTTTTACCCCGAAATTCGCCTGACCACGACGACCCACGCGAAGATGGATTCGCGGCTGTCATTCGGCCACGTCGCCGAACCGGGGGTTTATGCGACGACAGTGACGCGCCCTGATCTGTTTGCGTCCTATCTGGAACAACAGATCGGGCTTTTGTTGGCCAGCCACGGTGTGCCCGTGATTATCGGCGCGTCCAGCACTGAAATGCCCGTGCATTTTGCGGCGGCGAATGATCCGGGGCTGACGGTGCCACATGACGGGTCGATGGAATTCAATCTGCGCGATTCATTTGATGTGCCTGATCTGAGCACGACACATGACAGTATCGTCAACGGATCGGGGTTTCAGTACCCGGACGGGGCGCATCCTTTGGCGCCTTTCACAGCACAGCGCGTTGATTATTCGCTGGCACGGTTGGCGCATTACACCGCCACAGCGCCCGAGCATTTTCAGAACCACGTGCTTTTTACCAACTACCAGTTCTACGTTGAGGAGTTCGAATCCTTTGCCCGCCAAATGCTGGCCGATCCTGATAGCGGCTACACCAGCTTTGTGAGCACCGGAAACGTTGAAATCGCTGATGCTGATGCGCCGGTGCCGACCCTTGCGAAGCTGCCGCAGATGCCGACATATCACCTCAAGCGCAAGAATGGCGGTGGGATCACCCTGGTTAATATTGGTGTTGGTCCATCCAACGCAAAGACCGCAACCGATCATATCGCCGTGCTGCGCCCCCATGCGTGGTTGATGGTCGGACATTGTGCAGGCTTGCGTAATTCACAGCGCTTGGGTGATTTTGTACTGGCACATGCGTACCTGCGCGAAGATCACGTGCTTGATGATGACCTGCCTGTTTGGGTGCCGATCCCTGCTTTGGCGGAAATCCAGATTGCGCTGGAAACAGCCGTCGCTGATGTGACCAAGCTGGAAGGCTATGAGTTGAAGCGGATCATGCGCACAGGGACCGTTGCGACCATCGACAACCGCAACTGGGAACTGCGCGAACAGGCTGGACCGGTGCAGCGTCTGTCTCAATCGCGCGCCATCGCGCTGGATATGGAAAGCGCGACTATTGCCGCCAACGGTTTCCGCTTTCGGGTACCCTATGGCACGCTTTTGTGTGTCAGTGACAAGCCTCTGCATGGTGAACTGAAGCTGCCGGGAATGGCGTCGGATTTCTATAAAACACAGGTCGCGGCGCATCTGATGATTGGTATTCGCGCTATGGAACGGTTGCGCGAAATGCCGCTTGAACGCATCCACAGCCGGAAATTGCGCAGTTTTGAAGAGACAGCTTTCCTTTAA
- a CDS encoding HU family DNA-binding protein, with protein sequence MATKPMTKAQLVAALADETGMDKKAAGAALDAVTGIITKEVSGGGAVTLPGVGKIYCRERPERMVRNPATGEQIKKEADKVVKMTIAKALKDSVNG encoded by the coding sequence ATGGCGACAAAACCAATGACAAAGGCGCAGCTGGTTGCTGCACTAGCCGACGAAACAGGCATGGACAAAAAAGCAGCAGGTGCTGCACTTGATGCCGTAACTGGCATCATCACCAAAGAAGTATCCGGCGGCGGCGCTGTGACACTTCCAGGTGTTGGCAAGATTTATTGCCGCGAGCGCCCAGAGCGCATGGTTCGCAACCCAGCCACGGGTGAGCAGATCAAGAAAGAAGCTGACAAGGTTGTCAAAATGACGATCGCCAAAGCGCTGAAAGACAGCGTGAACGGCTAA
- a CDS encoding DMT family transporter has protein sequence MDIKAIAMGFAFALMWSSAFTSARVIVEYAPPLSALALRFLISGLIGVGIAWALGQSARLSRRQWRGVVIFGVCQNALYLGLNFVAMQTIPASLAAIIASTMPLLVALSGWLVFGNTVRPLGIAGLIAGVVGVVLIMGARLQGGVDLFGIVLCVIGVVSLTVATLAVVGASSGGNVLMIVGLQMLVGSAMLSIPALAIEVWDVTWNWQLGVAFAYTTIVPGLLATVVWFLLVGRIGAVKASTFHFLNPFLGVAIAATILGETIGVLDVVGVAIIAGGILAVQLSKQT, from the coding sequence ATGGACATCAAAGCAATCGCGATGGGGTTTGCGTTCGCGCTCATGTGGTCGTCGGCCTTTACGTCCGCGCGTGTCATCGTGGAGTATGCGCCACCGCTGAGCGCGCTGGCGCTGCGCTTTCTGATCTCGGGTCTGATTGGTGTGGGCATCGCTTGGGCGCTGGGCCAGTCGGCGCGGCTTAGCCGCCGTCAATGGCGGGGCGTGGTGATCTTTGGGGTGTGCCAGAACGCGCTTTATCTGGGTTTGAACTTTGTCGCGATGCAGACGATCCCTGCGTCTTTGGCGGCGATTATCGCGTCCACCATGCCGCTACTGGTGGCTTTGTCAGGGTGGCTGGTGTTCGGCAATACCGTGCGCCCCTTGGGCATTGCGGGCCTGATTGCAGGTGTGGTTGGTGTTGTGCTGATTATGGGCGCGCGCTTGCAAGGCGGCGTTGATCTCTTTGGGATCGTACTTTGCGTGATTGGGGTGGTGTCTTTGACTGTTGCCACGTTGGCCGTCGTTGGCGCGTCGTCAGGCGGCAACGTGTTGATGATCGTGGGTTTGCAGATGCTTGTGGGTAGTGCGATGCTCTCGATCCCTGCCCTGGCGATTGAAGTGTGGGACGTCACATGGAACTGGCAACTGGGTGTGGCCTTTGCCTATACCACCATCGTGCCGGGATTGTTGGCGACCGTGGTTTGGTTCTTGCTCGTGGGGCGGATCGGGGCGGTAAAAGCCTCAACCTTTCACTTTCTCAACCCGTTCCTCGGGGTCGCGATCGCTGCAACCATTTTGGGCGAGACAATCGGCGTGTTGGATGTTGTGGGCGTTGCGATTATCGCGGGCGGAATTCTAGCGGTGCAGCTGTCGAAACAAACCTAG
- the aroC gene encoding chorismate synthase, producing MSINSFGHLFRFTTWGESHGPALGATVDGCPPGVPLEAPMIQQWMDKRRPGLNKNTTQRNEPDAVKILSGVYEGKTTGTPIQLMIENTDQRSKDYGDILNTFRPGHADITYHQKYGLRDPRGGGRSSARETASRVAAGGVAREAIKVIAPDVQIKGYMTQMGTKQIDRARVDWDQIDQNDFFCPDAEAAAEWNDYLAWLRKDDHNSVGAIIEVVARGVPAGIGAPVYAKLDTDLAAAMMSINAVKGVEIGEGMAAAALTGRDNADEIFMGPNGPEYSSNHAGGILGGISTGQDIVVRFAVKPTSSILSPRKSIRMDGTPTEVITKGRHDPCVGIRAVPVGEAMMACVILDHLLLDRGQTGGIRGQIG from the coding sequence ATGTCGATCAACAGCTTCGGACATTTGTTTCGTTTCACCACTTGGGGTGAAAGCCATGGGCCTGCCTTGGGGGCCACTGTTGACGGCTGCCCGCCCGGCGTGCCGCTTGAGGCACCAATGATCCAGCAGTGGATGGATAAACGCCGCCCCGGACTGAACAAGAACACAACCCAACGGAATGAACCCGATGCGGTCAAAATCCTGTCCGGCGTCTATGAGGGCAAAACAACCGGTACGCCGATCCAGTTGATGATCGAAAATACAGACCAGCGCTCCAAGGACTATGGCGATATCCTGAATACTTTCCGGCCCGGTCATGCAGACATCACGTATCATCAGAAATACGGGCTGCGCGATCCACGCGGCGGCGGGCGATCTTCGGCGCGTGAAACCGCGTCGCGTGTTGCGGCAGGTGGTGTTGCGCGTGAGGCGATCAAGGTGATTGCGCCGGATGTGCAGATCAAAGGCTATATGACCCAGATGGGGACCAAGCAGATTGACCGCGCGCGCGTCGATTGGGACCAGATCGACCAAAACGATTTCTTCTGCCCCGATGCCGAGGCCGCAGCGGAGTGGAACGACTATCTGGCATGGCTGCGCAAGGACGATCACAACTCGGTTGGCGCGATTATCGAAGTCGTGGCGCGTGGCGTGCCTGCGGGCATTGGCGCACCGGTTTATGCCAAGTTAGACACTGATCTGGCCGCTGCGATGATGTCGATTAACGCCGTGAAGGGCGTGGAAATCGGCGAAGGCATGGCCGCCGCCGCCCTGACGGGTCGTGACAACGCGGACGAGATTTTCATGGGGCCAAATGGACCGGAATACTCATCCAATCACGCGGGCGGTATTCTTGGCGGCATAAGCACAGGACAGGATATTGTCGTCCGTTTTGCAGTGAAACCTACCTCCTCAATCCTATCGCCCCGCAAATCCATTCGCATGGACGGCACCCCGACCGAGGTGATCACCAAAGGGCGGCACGACCCTTGTGTTGGCATCCGTGCGGTGCCGGTGGGTGAGGCGATGATGGCCTGCGTGATCCTCGATCATCTGCTGCTGGATCGCGGGCAAACGGGGGGTATACGCGGGCAGATCGGCTAG
- the thiB gene encoding thiamine ABC transporter substrate binding subunit: MKNTTYLPAVAGLALCATGAIAETPVLQVMTYDSFTSEWGPGPAIEAAFEAECACDLQFVGAGDGAALLARLQLEGPRTDADIVLGLDTNLTAAARETGLFAPHGVTAALDLPVAWDDAEFLPFDWGYFAFVGNAGADAPTSLRALAESDTKIVIQDPRSSTPGLGLLMWVKTAYGDEAASLWSDLADNIVTVTPGWSEAYGMFLEGEADAVLSYTTSPAYHLIAEEDDSKVAWAFDEGHYMQVEVAGKVAGTDQPELADQFMAFMVSDAFQSVIPTTNWMYPAVIPAAGLPEGFETLMTPETSLLLSPEEAAAIRDAALDEWRTALSQ; the protein is encoded by the coding sequence ATGAAAAACACCACATATCTGCCAGCTGTCGCGGGACTTGCCCTTTGTGCCACGGGCGCAATTGCCGAGACCCCGGTGCTGCAAGTGATGACCTATGACAGCTTTACCAGCGAATGGGGCCCCGGCCCTGCGATTGAAGCAGCGTTCGAGGCAGAATGCGCTTGCGATCTTCAATTTGTGGGTGCTGGTGACGGTGCCGCCCTGCTGGCCCGCCTGCAATTGGAAGGGCCCCGTACGGACGCCGATATCGTGCTGGGGCTGGATACGAACCTAACCGCCGCTGCGCGTGAAACGGGCCTTTTTGCACCCCATGGCGTGACAGCCGCCCTTGATCTGCCTGTTGCGTGGGATGATGCAGAGTTCCTGCCGTTCGATTGGGGCTATTTTGCCTTTGTCGGCAATGCGGGTGCGGATGCGCCAACCTCGCTGCGCGCTTTGGCCGAGAGCGATACAAAGATCGTCATTCAGGACCCACGTTCATCCACCCCCGGTCTGGGGCTGCTGATGTGGGTCAAGACGGCCTATGGCGATGAGGCTGCGTCGCTCTGGTCCGATTTGGCCGATAATATCGTCACTGTCACACCTGGCTGGTCCGAAGCCTATGGCATGTTCCTTGAGGGCGAAGCCGACGCGGTGTTGTCTTACACCACCTCGCCCGCCTATCACCTGATCGCCGAAGAGGACGACAGCAAAGTCGCATGGGCCTTTGACGAGGGCCACTACATGCAGGTCGAGGTCGCAGGTAAAGTGGCGGGCACCGATCAGCCGGAATTGGCGGACCAGTTCATGGCCTTCATGGTGTCCGATGCGTTCCAAAGCGTCATTCCGACAACAAACTGGATGTATCCGGCGGTGATCCCGGCGGCCGGCCTGCCTGAAGGGTTCGAGACGTTGATGACACCAGAAACATCCCTGTTGTTATCCCCTGAAGAGGCAGCGGCCATCCGTGATGCGGCCTTGGACGAATGGCGCACAGCTTTGTCCCAATAA
- a CDS encoding ATP-binding cassette domain-containing protein, with translation MLICENLVMRQGAFSLHADVAFELGKATALIGPSGAGKSTLLAAIAGFLAPASGRLLWGDADLTNAPPGDRPVSMLFQDNNLFPHLSAARNVGLGLRPDLQLGVKEKSQVAATLADVGLEGLGDRKPSALSGGQQSRVALARVLVADRPVVLLDEPFSALGPALKNEMLDLVKGKLVAAGKTVVMVTHDPVDARRIADMVSLVADGDVHQPVATDVLFDDPPPALKAYLG, from the coding sequence ATGCTGATATGTGAAAACCTGGTCATGCGGCAGGGCGCGTTTTCATTGCATGCGGATGTTGCCTTTGAGCTTGGCAAAGCAACGGCATTGATCGGGCCATCGGGTGCGGGCAAGTCGACGCTTTTGGCGGCCATTGCAGGGTTTCTAGCGCCTGCGTCCGGTCGGTTGTTATGGGGCGATGCGGACCTGACCAATGCACCTCCAGGGGATCGCCCCGTGAGTATGCTGTTTCAGGATAACAATCTTTTTCCGCATTTGTCTGCGGCGCGGAATGTAGGTTTGGGTCTGCGGCCGGACTTGCAGTTGGGTGTGAAAGAGAAAAGCCAAGTTGCGGCAACCCTCGCTGATGTCGGGCTAGAAGGATTGGGGGATCGCAAACCAAGTGCATTGTCGGGCGGTCAGCAAAGCCGCGTCGCGCTGGCGCGGGTTCTTGTGGCGGACAGACCCGTCGTGTTGCTGGATGAGCCCTTCTCGGCGCTTGGTCCGGCGCTTAAGAATGAAATGCTTGATTTGGTGAAGGGAAAGTTGGTGGCTGCAGGAAAGACAGTGGTCATGGTGACCCATGACCCTGTTGACGCACGCCGGATCGCGGACATGGTTTCACTGGTAGCTGACGGTGACGTACATCAACCGGTTGCAACAGATGTGCTGTTTGATGACCCGCCCCCCGCGCTGAAGGCCTATTTGGGCTAA